In Candidatus Methylomirabilis tolerans, one genomic interval encodes:
- a CDS encoding nucleotidyltransferase domain-containing protein, translated as MADIDAVIEHRSQYAVEVLSRYIPVAAAYLFGSWVEGSADEESDIDLAVFLEDIESWDLATRAHTAALVQEKAGDDIELHFFSARSLHQPDVASFAAHILAHGVPITPQGPERI; from the coding sequence ATGGCTGACATCGATGCCGTGATCGAACACCGCTCCCAGTACGCCGTGGAGGTGCTGTCCCGCTATATCCCTGTAGCGGCGGCCTACCTGTTTGGCTCGTGGGTGGAAGGAAGCGCCGATGAAGAGAGCGACATTGATCTCGCGGTCTTTCTAGAGGACATCGAGTCGTGGGACCTCGCGACCCGCGCGCACACCGCAGCCCTGGTACAAGAGAAGGCGGGCGATGATATCGAACTGCATTTCTTCTCCGCTCGTTCGCTGCACCAGCCCGACGTCGCCAGTTTCGCCGCGCATATCCTGGCGCATGGTGTCCCTATCACACCGCAAGGTCCAGAGCGTATC
- a CDS encoding OmpA family protein — MLHNNASARNRLAMVSALVVILLGSFGCAGQNWVIDTVREMDKDLVARVGQIETTSAAEKTRVDQQLTEVRGIGTDARNRADEAGRVAQVASQKADTAAQKADAATQKADAAIQKADAATQKADAVDGRLTRAMANRLKRTQVQQADVTFKTGKSVLHENGQEVIMGILKVLADNPTYTVDIVGYTDSVGKADSNLILSWRREEAVRRFMVERGVELNRFSFTGVGAERSGDDAQDALKREKNRRVTITVFKPDDN; from the coding sequence ATGCTGCATAACAATGCCTCGGCAAGGAACCGCCTGGCGATGGTCAGCGCTCTCGTAGTCATCCTGCTGGGATCCTTCGGGTGCGCCGGCCAGAACTGGGTGATTGATACCGTTCGAGAGATGGACAAGGACTTGGTGGCCCGCGTGGGCCAGATTGAGACCACCTCGGCAGCGGAAAAGACTCGGGTTGACCAGCAGTTGACCGAGGTGCGGGGCATCGGGACCGATGCGAGGAACCGCGCCGATGAAGCGGGGCGTGTTGCGCAGGTCGCCAGTCAGAAGGCCGACACTGCCGCCCAGAAGGCTGACGCGGCCACTCAAAAGGCCGATGCAGCTATTCAGAAGGCCGACGCAGCCACCCAGAAGGCCGACGCGGTGGACGGCCGCCTAACCCGGGCCATGGCCAACCGCCTGAAGCGCACACAGGTGCAGCAGGCCGACGTGACCTTCAAAACGGGTAAGTCCGTCCTTCACGAGAACGGCCAGGAAGTCATCATGGGCATCCTGAAGGTTCTCGCGGACAACCCCACGTACACGGTCGACATCGTGGGCTACACGGACAGCGTGGGGAAGGCCGACTCCAACTTGATCTTGAGCTGGCGCCGTGAGGAGGCCGTGCGGCGCTTCATGGTGGAGAGGGGGGTGGAGCTCAATCGCTTCTCCTTCACCGGCGTTGGCGCTGAACGGTCAGGGGACGACGCCCAGGATGCGCTAAAGCGGGAGAAGAACCGCCGCGTAACCATCACCGTCTTCAAGCCCGACGACAACTAA
- a CDS encoding sulfoxide reductase heme-binding subunit YedZ, which produces MSRRVRIFLKSTVWGIALSPLLLLLYRFLADSLGANPISYATNLLGDTTLRLLLASLALTPLRLLFGISWQMSLRRLLGLFAFFYAGLHFTVWIAVDHVFEWGELIPDISKRPYITVGMFALTLLVPLAATSTSGMIQRLGGKNWRRLHRLVYLIGLLAVLHYLWLVKKGVNDPYLYAGILAVLLGIRLWDWARHKGWLGVPAWLRRGHALTRTANGMRGD; this is translated from the coding sequence ATGTCCAGGAGAGTTCGCATCTTTCTGAAGAGCACCGTGTGGGGCATCGCGTTGTCGCCCCTTCTGCTGCTGCTCTATCGATTCCTCGCCGATTCGCTCGGCGCAAATCCCATCTCGTATGCCACGAACCTGCTCGGTGACACGACACTCCGGCTGCTGCTCGCCAGCCTCGCATTGACACCCCTTCGGCTCCTATTCGGGATCTCATGGCAGATGAGCCTGCGGCGTCTGCTGGGGTTGTTCGCGTTCTTCTATGCCGGCCTTCACTTCACCGTCTGGATCGCGGTCGACCACGTCTTCGAATGGGGGGAACTGATACCCGACATCAGCAAGCGGCCCTACATCACTGTTGGCATGTTTGCCTTGACGCTGCTGGTGCCGCTGGCGGCTACCTCTACATCGGGTATGATACAACGTCTGGGGGGCAAGAACTGGCGGCGGCTGCACAGGCTGGTCTATCTGATCGGTCTGCTCGCCGTGCTGCATTACCTGTGGCTGGTCAAGAAGGGCGTGAACGACCCGTATCTCTATGCCGGCATCCTGGCCGTCCTGTTGGGCATTCGCCTGTGGGACTGGGCACGACACAAAGGCTGGTTGGGCGTTCCGGCATGGCTTCGTAGAGGCCATGCACTAACACGGACTGCCAATGGAATGCGTGGAGATTAG
- the msrP gene encoding protein-methionine-sulfoxide reductase catalytic subunit MsrP, with protein sequence MLIRHASDIASSEITDYQLYLNRRSFLIGMAALVLSPTRSAVAAPPAGAPLSAARNEQFAVEDSPTSFENITTYNNFWEFGPNKDDPARLAHLLKPRPWTVQVDGHVARPRRYDIDELARLFPLEERVYRLRCVEGWSMVIPWIGYPLASLVKRVEPTSKARFVEFTTLHDPAQFPGQRKSLLSFSSLDWPYVEGLRLDEALHPLTLLTFGLYGQVLPNQDGAPIRIVAPWKYGFKSAKSIVRIRFVSEQPKTAWEKAAPSEYGFYSNVNPAVDHPRWSQATERRIGEFRRRKTLMFNGYADQVAALYTGMDLQRNF encoded by the coding sequence ATGTTGATCAGGCATGCCTCAGACATTGCATCATCAGAGATTACGGATTATCAGCTCTACCTCAACCGGCGGTCGTTTCTCATCGGAATGGCGGCTCTGGTACTGTCCCCGACGAGATCGGCCGTGGCGGCCCCGCCAGCCGGCGCACCTCTCTCTGCCGCACGCAACGAACAGTTCGCCGTGGAGGATTCCCCGACCTCCTTTGAGAATATCACCACATACAATAACTTCTGGGAATTCGGCCCGAATAAGGACGATCCGGCGCGGCTGGCACATCTGCTGAAGCCTCGCCCCTGGACAGTTCAAGTCGATGGCCACGTGGCACGCCCCAGACGATACGACATCGATGAGTTGGCGCGACTGTTCCCACTGGAAGAACGAGTGTATCGCCTACGCTGTGTCGAGGGGTGGTCGATGGTGATCCCCTGGATCGGCTATCCGCTCGCGTCCCTCGTCAAGCGGGTAGAGCCGACGAGTAAGGCCAGGTTCGTCGAATTTACCACGCTCCACGACCCGGCGCAGTTCCCCGGACAGCGCAAAAGCCTGTTGAGCTTCTCCTCGCTCGACTGGCCATACGTGGAGGGGTTGCGGCTGGATGAGGCGCTCCACCCGCTCACGCTGCTGACCTTCGGGCTGTACGGGCAGGTGTTGCCGAACCAGGACGGCGCCCCCATTCGCATCGTCGCGCCATGGAAGTACGGGTTTAAGAGCGCCAAGTCGATCGTACGGATCCGCTTCGTGAGCGAGCAACCGAAGACGGCGTGGGAAAAGGCCGCCCCGAGCGAATACGGATTTTACTCGAACGTCAATCCTGCCGTTGATCATCCGCGGTGGAGTCAGGCAACCGAGCGGCGCATCGGGGAGTTTCGACGGCGAAAGACGCTGATGTTCAACGGCTATGCAGACCAGGTCGCGGCACTGTACACGGGAATGGACCTCCAACGGAACTTCTGA